The following coding sequences lie in one Girardinichthys multiradiatus isolate DD_20200921_A chromosome 13, DD_fGirMul_XY1, whole genome shotgun sequence genomic window:
- the wipf3 gene encoding WAS/WASL-interacting protein family member 3 isoform X3, with amino-acid sequence MPAPPPPPPPPPGPPPPPPPTAALPQCPLESPQLQSGGGGGRNALLADIHKGAKLRKVTQVNDRSAPAVDMSRSSSAVSLRPQWNPPTSTDSSSLPESHKTAEIQYSFQCLLTPSASAPPSPSNSSKHQPPLPALSPLTPPPAPPSVPPPPPPPQAFQERPNSKPPPLPSCPPPPPPSQITRPTWLPVQHSHHTSVPQPSTPPPPPPPLTHPPPSSIPGDRSSGCFFYSPPPTTAYSEPSRFPILRDSPLGPPPPPPLLPLPTSFTPSCPTTLPPPPPPKAVPVPSPAMRSLPPSYPCNVPTRRPPAVPRSLGAGRLLAPPPAPPARSPTTELSTRVLPPPPPPFNFRNGHLHSLVDDFESKFQFHPVEELPPPDEFKPFPRVYPSKENRVNPKPPGIRTHLR; translated from the exons ATGCCAGCGCCACCTCCTCCCCCGCCACCCCCACCGGGTCCCCCTCCACCGCCTCCACCCACCGCCGCCCTGCCACAG TGCCCTTTGGAGTCTCCTCAACTCCAGTCTGGCGGAGGAGGTGGAAGAAATGCCCTATTGGCCGACATCCATAAAGGCGCCAAACTCAGGAAAGTCACACAGGTCAATGACCGTAGTGCTCCTGCAGTTGATA TGTCTCGGTCGAGCTCTGCTGTCTCTTTGAGGCCGCAGTGGAACCCTCCCACTTCGACTGACTCAAGCAGCCTTCCAGAGTCACACAAGACGGCAGAGATCCAATACTCCTTCCAATGTCTCCTTACTCCATCTGCCTCTGCTCCTCCCTCCCCCTCTAACAGCAGCAAACACCAACCACCTTTGCCTGCATTATCACCTCTGACTCCTCCACCTGCCCCTCCCTCTGTTCCACCTCCACCTCCCCCGCCTCAAGCCTTCCAGGAGCGACCGAACAGCAAGCCTCCGCCTCTTCCCTCctgccctcctcctcctcctccatcccaGATCACCAGGCCCACATGGCTACCTGTCCAACATTCTCACCACACATCGGTGCCCCAGCCATCTACtccccctcctccacctccacctctgactCACCCACCACCTTCATCCATCCCAGGGGACCGCTCATCAGGTTGCTTCTTCTACTCTCCACCTCCTACCACAGCCTACTCTGAACCATCCAGATTCCCCATTCTGCGTGACAGCCCCCTCGGAccccctccaccacctcctcttCTGCCTTTACCAACATCCTTCACCCCAAGCTGCCCCACCACCcttccaccaccaccaccacccaaAGCTGTCCCGGTGCCCTCACCAGCCATGCGCTCACTGCCACCTTCATATCCTTGCAACGTTCCCACTCGCCGGCCACCAGCTGTGCCCAGAAGTTTAG GTGCGGGCCGGCTGTTGGCTCCTCCCCCGGCTCCTCCGGCTCGCTCTCCCACCACTGAGTTGTCCACCCGCGTTCTTCCCCCTCCGCCACCTCCCTTCAACTTCAGGAATGGACACCTCCACAGTCTGG TAGATGACTTTGAATCCAAGTTCCAGTTCCACCCTGTAGAAGAACTCCCCCCACCTGATGAATTCAAGCCTTTCCCGCGTGTCTACCCAAGCAAAGAAAACAGAG TGAACCCCAAACCACCTGGGATCAGGACACACCTGAGATGA
- the oxnad1 gene encoding oxidoreductase NAD-binding domain-containing protein 1 isoform X1, with amino-acid sequence MLSVLTGSRVAMSALCWFIWSAARSFGPRQSPATAPLCRRLLGPGSADRRNMSSKRQMDHLERTASNYRQNALYPAQVCGIMTESETVKRLRIAVHPDFSFKAGQWVDFFIPGVEKVGGFSMCSSPGLLQREGIIELAVKYTKHPPAHWVHTVCTVGSRVAMRVGGDFYFDPMPSDPSVDLLLVSGGVGINPLYSVLLHTSDLLHLNQSSGGRDYNIGSAHLCYSAKNTQELLFKSSIIEKCGEFPNKLSCNFHVTQQRAEVEPHLQPFVRGGRISEEELQANVDPQRTLCYLCGPPPMIEAISKTLLDLGLPKDRILFEKWW; translated from the exons ATGTTGTCTGTTCTGACAGGAAGCCGGGTAGCGATGAGCGCCCTCTGCTGGTTCATCTGGTCCGCTGCTCGAAGCTTCGGTCCCCGGCAGAGTCCAGCTACTGCTCCGCTGTGTAGGCGCCTGCTGGGCCCCGGATCTGCAGACAG GAGAAACATGTCGTCCAAAAGACAAATGGACCACCTGGAGAGAACAGCGAGCAACTACAGACAAAAT GCGCTGTATCCAGCTCAAGTCTGTGGAATCATGACCGAGTCAGAAACGGTGAAAAGACTGAGGATAGCCGTCCATCCAGACTTTAGCTTCAAAGCAGGACAGTG GGTAGATTTCTTCATCCCTGGTGTGGAGAAGGTGGGAGGTTTCTCCATGTGCTCCAGCCCGGGTTTGTTGCAGAGGGAGGGTATCATCGAGCTGGCGGTCAAGTATACAAAACATCCCCCAGCACACTGGGTCCACACTGTG TGTACAGTAGGCTCTCGTGTGGCCATGCGCGTCGGCGGGGACTTCTACTTTGACCCGATGCCCTCAGATCCATCTGTGGATCTGCTGTTGGTTTCCGGGGGTGTTGGGATCAATCCCCTGTACTCTGTTTTATTGCACACTTCGGATCTGCTACATCTCAACCAGTCCTCTGGGGGTCGGGACTACAACATAGGTTCTGCTCACCTCTGCTACAGTGCCAAGAACACTCAGGAACTGCTCTTCAAG AGCTCCATCATTGAGAAATGTGGAGAGTTTCCTAACAAGTTGTCCTGCAACTTTCACGTCACGCAACAGAGGGCAGAAGTCGAGCCGCATCTTCAGCCATTCGTCAGAG GAGGGAGAATCTCAGAGGAGGAGTTGCAGGCAAATGTGGACCCACAAAGGACTTTGTGTTACTTATGTGGACCCCCACCAATGATAGAGGCAATTTCCAAAACCCTCTTGGACCTCGGCCTTCCAAAGGACAGGATTCTGTTTGAGAAGTGGTGGTAG
- the wipf3 gene encoding WAS/WASL-interacting protein family member 3 isoform X1, protein MPAPPPPPPPPPGPPPPPPPTAALPQCPLESPQLQSGGGGGRNALLADIHKGAKLRKVTQVNDRSAPAVDKSKTNTGDSGASQSSSAGMAPTGPSLGGLFAGGFPTLRPIGHRDLAGKTTVSRSSSAVSLRPQWNPPTSTDSSSLPESHKTAEIQYSFQCLLTPSASAPPSPSNSSKHQPPLPALSPLTPPPAPPSVPPPPPPPQAFQERPNSKPPPLPSCPPPPPPSQITRPTWLPVQHSHHTSVPQPSTPPPPPPPLTHPPPSSIPGDRSSGCFFYSPPPTTAYSEPSRFPILRDSPLGPPPPPPLLPLPTSFTPSCPTTLPPPPPPKAVPVPSPAMRSLPPSYPCNVPTRRPPAVPRSLGAGRLLAPPPAPPARSPTTELSTRVLPPPPPPFNFRNGHLHSLVDDFESKFQFHPVEELPPPDEFKPFPRVYPSKENRVNPKPPGIRTHLR, encoded by the exons ATGCCAGCGCCACCTCCTCCCCCGCCACCCCCACCGGGTCCCCCTCCACCGCCTCCACCCACCGCCGCCCTGCCACAG TGCCCTTTGGAGTCTCCTCAACTCCAGTCTGGCGGAGGAGGTGGAAGAAATGCCCTATTGGCCGACATCCATAAAGGCGCCAAACTCAGGAAAGTCACACAGGTCAATGACCGTAGTGCTCCTGCAGTTGATA AGTCTAAGACAAACACTGGAGACAGTGGTGCTTCTCAAAGCTCATCAGCTGGGATGGCTCCCACCGGACCCTCTCTAGGAGGACTATTTGCAGGAGGGTTTCCCACTCTCAGGCCTATAGGTCATAGAGACTTAGCAGGCAAGACCACTG TGTCTCGGTCGAGCTCTGCTGTCTCTTTGAGGCCGCAGTGGAACCCTCCCACTTCGACTGACTCAAGCAGCCTTCCAGAGTCACACAAGACGGCAGAGATCCAATACTCCTTCCAATGTCTCCTTACTCCATCTGCCTCTGCTCCTCCCTCCCCCTCTAACAGCAGCAAACACCAACCACCTTTGCCTGCATTATCACCTCTGACTCCTCCACCTGCCCCTCCCTCTGTTCCACCTCCACCTCCCCCGCCTCAAGCCTTCCAGGAGCGACCGAACAGCAAGCCTCCGCCTCTTCCCTCctgccctcctcctcctcctccatcccaGATCACCAGGCCCACATGGCTACCTGTCCAACATTCTCACCACACATCGGTGCCCCAGCCATCTACtccccctcctccacctccacctctgactCACCCACCACCTTCATCCATCCCAGGGGACCGCTCATCAGGTTGCTTCTTCTACTCTCCACCTCCTACCACAGCCTACTCTGAACCATCCAGATTCCCCATTCTGCGTGACAGCCCCCTCGGAccccctccaccacctcctcttCTGCCTTTACCAACATCCTTCACCCCAAGCTGCCCCACCACCcttccaccaccaccaccacccaaAGCTGTCCCGGTGCCCTCACCAGCCATGCGCTCACTGCCACCTTCATATCCTTGCAACGTTCCCACTCGCCGGCCACCAGCTGTGCCCAGAAGTTTAG GTGCGGGCCGGCTGTTGGCTCCTCCCCCGGCTCCTCCGGCTCGCTCTCCCACCACTGAGTTGTCCACCCGCGTTCTTCCCCCTCCGCCACCTCCCTTCAACTTCAGGAATGGACACCTCCACAGTCTGG TAGATGACTTTGAATCCAAGTTCCAGTTCCACCCTGTAGAAGAACTCCCCCCACCTGATGAATTCAAGCCTTTCCCGCGTGTCTACCCAAGCAAAGAAAACAGAG TGAACCCCAAACCACCTGGGATCAGGACACACCTGAGATGA
- the oxnad1 gene encoding oxidoreductase NAD-binding domain-containing protein 1 isoform X2, with amino-acid sequence MSALCWFIWSAARSFGPRQSPATAPLCRRLLGPGSADRRNMSSKRQMDHLERTASNYRQNALYPAQVCGIMTESETVKRLRIAVHPDFSFKAGQWVDFFIPGVEKVGGFSMCSSPGLLQREGIIELAVKYTKHPPAHWVHTVCTVGSRVAMRVGGDFYFDPMPSDPSVDLLLVSGGVGINPLYSVLLHTSDLLHLNQSSGGRDYNIGSAHLCYSAKNTQELLFKSSIIEKCGEFPNKLSCNFHVTQQRAEVEPHLQPFVRGGRISEEELQANVDPQRTLCYLCGPPPMIEAISKTLLDLGLPKDRILFEKWW; translated from the exons ATGAGCGCCCTCTGCTGGTTCATCTGGTCCGCTGCTCGAAGCTTCGGTCCCCGGCAGAGTCCAGCTACTGCTCCGCTGTGTAGGCGCCTGCTGGGCCCCGGATCTGCAGACAG GAGAAACATGTCGTCCAAAAGACAAATGGACCACCTGGAGAGAACAGCGAGCAACTACAGACAAAAT GCGCTGTATCCAGCTCAAGTCTGTGGAATCATGACCGAGTCAGAAACGGTGAAAAGACTGAGGATAGCCGTCCATCCAGACTTTAGCTTCAAAGCAGGACAGTG GGTAGATTTCTTCATCCCTGGTGTGGAGAAGGTGGGAGGTTTCTCCATGTGCTCCAGCCCGGGTTTGTTGCAGAGGGAGGGTATCATCGAGCTGGCGGTCAAGTATACAAAACATCCCCCAGCACACTGGGTCCACACTGTG TGTACAGTAGGCTCTCGTGTGGCCATGCGCGTCGGCGGGGACTTCTACTTTGACCCGATGCCCTCAGATCCATCTGTGGATCTGCTGTTGGTTTCCGGGGGTGTTGGGATCAATCCCCTGTACTCTGTTTTATTGCACACTTCGGATCTGCTACATCTCAACCAGTCCTCTGGGGGTCGGGACTACAACATAGGTTCTGCTCACCTCTGCTACAGTGCCAAGAACACTCAGGAACTGCTCTTCAAG AGCTCCATCATTGAGAAATGTGGAGAGTTTCCTAACAAGTTGTCCTGCAACTTTCACGTCACGCAACAGAGGGCAGAAGTCGAGCCGCATCTTCAGCCATTCGTCAGAG GAGGGAGAATCTCAGAGGAGGAGTTGCAGGCAAATGTGGACCCACAAAGGACTTTGTGTTACTTATGTGGACCCCCACCAATGATAGAGGCAATTTCCAAAACCCTCTTGGACCTCGGCCTTCCAAAGGACAGGATTCTGTTTGAGAAGTGGTGGTAG
- the LOC124879503 gene encoding proline-rich protein 15 yields the protein MTDRAPWWSVFIPKKKSGDTRDSSYNFGPDFSPFAQQQERQKDPSSAPKSTTIADQTVPAQGSNLLSDETFDDSKLDSVFNEQTCRRNLKVSRSGRFKEKRRLRSTLPIEEKAREASGREDKR from the coding sequence ATGACAGACAGGGCCCCGTGGTGGAGTGTATTCATCCCAAAGAAAAAGAGTGGGGACACCAGGGACTCTTCCTACAACTTTGGCCCAGATTTCAGTCCTTTCGCACAGCAACAAGAGAGGCAAAAAGACCCATCTTCTGCCCCCAAGTCCACCACCATCGCCGACCAGACCGTCCCCGCGCAGGGCTCCAACTTACTCAGCGACGAAACCTTTGACGACTCCAAACTGGATTCGGTGTTTAATGAGCAGACCTGCCGCAGGAACTTGAAGGTCTCCCGCTCGGGTCGGTTCAAGGAGAAGAGGAGGCTGCGCTCGACCCTTCCCATCGAGGAGAAGGCGAGGGAAGCGTCAGGGAGGGAGGACAAACGGTGA
- the wipf3 gene encoding leucine-rich repeat extensin-like protein 3 isoform X4, with translation MAPTGPSLGGLFAGGFPTLRPIGHRDLAGKTTVSRSSSAVSLRPQWNPPTSTDSSSLPESHKTAEIQYSFQCLLTPSASAPPSPSNSSKHQPPLPALSPLTPPPAPPSVPPPPPPPQAFQERPNSKPPPLPSCPPPPPPSQITRPTWLPVQHSHHTSVPQPSTPPPPPPPLTHPPPSSIPGDRSSGCFFYSPPPTTAYSEPSRFPILRDSPLGPPPPPPLLPLPTSFTPSCPTTLPPPPPPKAVPVPSPAMRSLPPSYPCNVPTRRPPAVPRSLGAGRLLAPPPAPPARSPTTELSTRVLPPPPPPFNFRNGHLHSLVDDFESKFQFHPVEELPPPDEFKPFPRVYPSKENRVNPKPPGIRTHLR, from the exons ATGGCTCCCACCGGACCCTCTCTAGGAGGACTATTTGCAGGAGGGTTTCCCACTCTCAGGCCTATAGGTCATAGAGACTTAGCAGGCAAGACCACTG TGTCTCGGTCGAGCTCTGCTGTCTCTTTGAGGCCGCAGTGGAACCCTCCCACTTCGACTGACTCAAGCAGCCTTCCAGAGTCACACAAGACGGCAGAGATCCAATACTCCTTCCAATGTCTCCTTACTCCATCTGCCTCTGCTCCTCCCTCCCCCTCTAACAGCAGCAAACACCAACCACCTTTGCCTGCATTATCACCTCTGACTCCTCCACCTGCCCCTCCCTCTGTTCCACCTCCACCTCCCCCGCCTCAAGCCTTCCAGGAGCGACCGAACAGCAAGCCTCCGCCTCTTCCCTCctgccctcctcctcctcctccatcccaGATCACCAGGCCCACATGGCTACCTGTCCAACATTCTCACCACACATCGGTGCCCCAGCCATCTACtccccctcctccacctccacctctgactCACCCACCACCTTCATCCATCCCAGGGGACCGCTCATCAGGTTGCTTCTTCTACTCTCCACCTCCTACCACAGCCTACTCTGAACCATCCAGATTCCCCATTCTGCGTGACAGCCCCCTCGGAccccctccaccacctcctcttCTGCCTTTACCAACATCCTTCACCCCAAGCTGCCCCACCACCcttccaccaccaccaccacccaaAGCTGTCCCGGTGCCCTCACCAGCCATGCGCTCACTGCCACCTTCATATCCTTGCAACGTTCCCACTCGCCGGCCACCAGCTGTGCCCAGAAGTTTAG GTGCGGGCCGGCTGTTGGCTCCTCCCCCGGCTCCTCCGGCTCGCTCTCCCACCACTGAGTTGTCCACCCGCGTTCTTCCCCCTCCGCCACCTCCCTTCAACTTCAGGAATGGACACCTCCACAGTCTGG TAGATGACTTTGAATCCAAGTTCCAGTTCCACCCTGTAGAAGAACTCCCCCCACCTGATGAATTCAAGCCTTTCCCGCGTGTCTACCCAAGCAAAGAAAACAGAG TGAACCCCAAACCACCTGGGATCAGGACACACCTGAGATGA
- the wipf3 gene encoding WAS/WASL-interacting protein family member 3 isoform X2 has translation MPAPPPPPPPPPGPPPPPPPTAALPQCPLESPQLQSGGGGGRNALLADIHKGAKLRKVTQVNDRSAPAVDKSKTNTGDSGASQSSSAGMAPTGPSLGGLFAGGFPTLRPIGHRDLAGKTTVSRSSSAVSLRPQWNPPTSTDSSSLPESHKTAEIQYSFQCLLTPSASAPPSPSNSSKHQPPLPALSPLTPPPAPPSVPPPPPPPQAFQERPNSKPPPLPSCPPPPPPSQITRPTWLPVQHSHHTSVPQPSTPPPPPPPLTHPPPSSIPGDRSSGCFFYSPPPTTAYSEPSRFPILRDSPLGPPPPPPLLPLPTSFTPSCPTTLPPPPPPKAVPVPSPAMRSLPPSYPCNVPTRRPPAVPRSLGAGRLLAPPPAPPARSPTTELSTRVLPPPPPPFNFRNGHLHSLDDFESKFQFHPVEELPPPDEFKPFPRVYPSKENRVNPKPPGIRTHLR, from the exons ATGCCAGCGCCACCTCCTCCCCCGCCACCCCCACCGGGTCCCCCTCCACCGCCTCCACCCACCGCCGCCCTGCCACAG TGCCCTTTGGAGTCTCCTCAACTCCAGTCTGGCGGAGGAGGTGGAAGAAATGCCCTATTGGCCGACATCCATAAAGGCGCCAAACTCAGGAAAGTCACACAGGTCAATGACCGTAGTGCTCCTGCAGTTGATA AGTCTAAGACAAACACTGGAGACAGTGGTGCTTCTCAAAGCTCATCAGCTGGGATGGCTCCCACCGGACCCTCTCTAGGAGGACTATTTGCAGGAGGGTTTCCCACTCTCAGGCCTATAGGTCATAGAGACTTAGCAGGCAAGACCACTG TGTCTCGGTCGAGCTCTGCTGTCTCTTTGAGGCCGCAGTGGAACCCTCCCACTTCGACTGACTCAAGCAGCCTTCCAGAGTCACACAAGACGGCAGAGATCCAATACTCCTTCCAATGTCTCCTTACTCCATCTGCCTCTGCTCCTCCCTCCCCCTCTAACAGCAGCAAACACCAACCACCTTTGCCTGCATTATCACCTCTGACTCCTCCACCTGCCCCTCCCTCTGTTCCACCTCCACCTCCCCCGCCTCAAGCCTTCCAGGAGCGACCGAACAGCAAGCCTCCGCCTCTTCCCTCctgccctcctcctcctcctccatcccaGATCACCAGGCCCACATGGCTACCTGTCCAACATTCTCACCACACATCGGTGCCCCAGCCATCTACtccccctcctccacctccacctctgactCACCCACCACCTTCATCCATCCCAGGGGACCGCTCATCAGGTTGCTTCTTCTACTCTCCACCTCCTACCACAGCCTACTCTGAACCATCCAGATTCCCCATTCTGCGTGACAGCCCCCTCGGAccccctccaccacctcctcttCTGCCTTTACCAACATCCTTCACCCCAAGCTGCCCCACCACCcttccaccaccaccaccacccaaAGCTGTCCCGGTGCCCTCACCAGCCATGCGCTCACTGCCACCTTCATATCCTTGCAACGTTCCCACTCGCCGGCCACCAGCTGTGCCCAGAAGTTTAG GTGCGGGCCGGCTGTTGGCTCCTCCCCCGGCTCCTCCGGCTCGCTCTCCCACCACTGAGTTGTCCACCCGCGTTCTTCCCCCTCCGCCACCTCCCTTCAACTTCAGGAATGGACACCTCCACAGTCTGG ATGACTTTGAATCCAAGTTCCAGTTCCACCCTGTAGAAGAACTCCCCCCACCTGATGAATTCAAGCCTTTCCCGCGTGTCTACCCAAGCAAAGAAAACAGAG TGAACCCCAAACCACCTGGGATCAGGACACACCTGAGATGA